One genomic window of Novosphingobium aureum includes the following:
- a CDS encoding DNA/RNA non-specific endonuclease: MSFDPNYTPRLVDLKRLGPAEEAATGLEGALEARRRGPRVTAPETLSERKGYTTEFLGDFAVSWPRLVGERARDVLPTSGRYPDRLDYQHFSVTMSRERRMAIFVGVNIDGSRSVSIERGADKWSLDGRIGIDQQIGEDLYAENLLDRGHLVRREDPNWGDDAETANEDTFHFTNCAPQMAGFNQQTWLSLEKYILDNTRRWAERVTVFSGPIFRDDDRLYRGVLIPTAFWKVVAFLGDDGKPSATAYMIDQKRELGSLEAAFGKFKTYQRSVRQIELLTDIDFGPLSRYDGFSNEERATGTRIEAELTSPADIRV, encoded by the coding sequence ATGAGCTTCGACCCTAACTATACGCCGCGTCTCGTCGATCTAAAGCGTCTGGGCCCGGCCGAAGAAGCGGCTACGGGGCTCGAAGGTGCACTCGAGGCACGGCGCCGGGGGCCTCGTGTCACGGCTCCGGAAACCCTTTCGGAGCGGAAAGGATATACGACGGAATTTCTGGGAGATTTTGCGGTCTCCTGGCCGCGTCTGGTCGGCGAGCGTGCACGGGACGTCCTGCCGACATCCGGCCGTTACCCCGATCGTCTTGACTACCAACATTTTTCTGTGACGATGTCGAGGGAACGCCGCATGGCGATCTTCGTCGGGGTTAATATTGATGGCTCACGTTCGGTGTCGATCGAGCGAGGCGCCGACAAATGGTCGCTCGATGGGCGCATCGGCATCGACCAACAGATCGGCGAGGACCTTTATGCTGAAAATCTGCTCGATCGCGGCCACCTCGTACGCCGCGAAGATCCCAATTGGGGGGACGACGCGGAGACCGCCAACGAGGATACATTTCACTTCACCAACTGCGCGCCTCAGATGGCAGGATTTAATCAGCAGACCTGGTTGAGCCTCGAGAAATACATCCTCGACAATACGCGACGCTGGGCCGAGCGGGTTACAGTGTTTTCGGGGCCGATATTTCGCGATGACGACCGCCTGTACCGTGGCGTGCTAATCCCAACGGCGTTCTGGAAGGTCGTGGCTTTCCTCGGCGATGACGGGAAACCCTCAGCTACAGCCTACATGATCGACCAGAAGCGCGAACTTGGAAGTCTTGAAGCCGCCTTCGGCAAATTCAAGACTTACCAGCGTAGTGTCCGGCAGATCGAATTGCTCACTGACATCGATTTCGGTCCGCTGTCCAGGTATGATGGATTTTCGAATGAGGAACGCGCTACGGGAACCCGTATTGAGGCGGAACTGACGTCGCCTGCCGATATTCGTGTCTAG
- a CDS encoding RNA ligase RtcB family protein: protein MSSISLIANDPSRFDPLSLDQLQATADYEGIDRVVGLPDLHAGNGIAVGAAFWSRNRIWPHLVGSDIGCGMSLWETTSPLRKFRLGTVERKLQGLDAPWSGNGQAALTEAGLPPELASPALGTIGGGNHFVELQRIEVVADEARFAALGLRHDRVWMMVHSGSRGLGQAVLQAHRQLEISRGIPAKSTEATAYLAQHDAALGWAVVNRQIIAKRFCESLGIDGRKVLDICHNSVSPHQGGWLHRKGAAPADRGLVTIPGSRGDFSYLVEPIADNADKALHSLAHGAGRKWSRKDAHARLSRRFNIADMQRTALGSHVICEDRRLIFEEAPHAYKDIGMVIADLEGAGLIRVIAKLRPLLSYKTRAT from the coding sequence ATGAGTTCAATCTCCCTGATCGCTAACGATCCATCGCGGTTCGATCCCCTCTCACTCGACCAACTCCAGGCAACGGCGGATTACGAGGGTATAGACCGCGTTGTAGGCCTGCCCGATCTCCACGCCGGCAATGGTATTGCCGTGGGGGCGGCCTTCTGGTCACGGAATCGCATCTGGCCCCACCTGGTCGGCAGTGACATCGGCTGCGGCATGTCCTTGTGGGAGACCACATCGCCATTGCGCAAGTTCCGGCTCGGGACCGTAGAGCGCAAACTGCAGGGGCTGGACGCTCCTTGGTCGGGCAATGGCCAAGCGGCTCTGACAGAAGCGGGGTTGCCTCCGGAACTGGCCAGTCCCGCGCTGGGCACCATTGGCGGGGGCAACCATTTCGTCGAACTTCAGCGGATCGAGGTGGTGGCGGACGAGGCGCGCTTTGCGGCTCTTGGCTTGCGGCACGACAGGGTCTGGATGATGGTGCACAGCGGTTCGCGAGGACTGGGGCAAGCCGTCCTGCAAGCCCATCGACAGCTGGAAATCAGCCGTGGAATACCTGCGAAAAGCACAGAGGCCACGGCTTATCTTGCCCAGCATGATGCTGCTCTGGGATGGGCGGTTGTGAACCGTCAGATCATCGCCAAGCGCTTTTGCGAAAGTCTTGGCATTGACGGCCGAAAGGTGCTCGACATTTGCCATAACAGCGTCTCGCCCCATCAAGGCGGGTGGTTGCACCGCAAGGGGGCTGCGCCTGCTGATCGGGGCCTAGTCACCATCCCGGGCTCGCGAGGGGATTTCAGCTATCTGGTGGAACCTATCGCGGACAATGCCGACAAGGCCCTCCATTCGCTCGCCCATGGCGCGGGCCGTAAGTGGAGCCGCAAGGATGCCCATGCCCGCCTTTCGCGCCGTTTTAACATCGCGGACATGCAGCGCACCGCGCTGGGCAGCCATGTCATCTGCGAGGATCGCCGCTTGATCTTCGAAGAGGCTCCTCATGCCTACAAGGACATCGGCATGGTCATCGCCGATCTGGAGGGGGCCGGCCTAATCCGTGTCATCGCCAAACTTCGTCCCCTTCTCAGC